In a single window of the Drosophila albomicans strain 15112-1751.03 chromosome 3, ASM965048v2, whole genome shotgun sequence genome:
- the LOC117570496 gene encoding lipase 3: MRVLFCLVLAFGLAAADQYCLSEMTRSDERISKHGYPSESHEVVTEDGYVLTLFRIPYSHKLGNQNAKRPPVLLQHGLFSNSDCWLTSGPDHSLAYLLADAGYDVWLGNARGNIYSRANNLISLNSPKFWHFDWHEIGTIDIAAMIDYILEKTGFSKVHYAGHSQGTTVYLVLMSERPEYNDKIASGHLLAPCAFFEHGRSAIFRWLGPLVGTPGGIWNTVLVDTELIPRNNLINRVVDNSCGTGSPFDSICKNGFLMFANGGYQNTNISSMQQMIETHPAGSSSNQGIHYLQLWASHEFRQYDWGTKKNRELYGQELPPDYDLSKITAQTHSYSSQNDALCGPKDVDTLVSKFVHLAEDHRVPWESFNHLDFIVAKNMRELVNDLVVERINKYESR; encoded by the exons ATGCGCGTCCTTTTCTGCCTAGTATTGGCATTCGGTCTGGCTGCTGCCGATCAGTACTGTCTGAGCGAGATGACACGCTCGGATGAGCGGATCAGCAAGCATGGCTATCCGAGTGAATCGCATGAGGTGGTGACCGAGGATGGCTATGTGCTCACCCTCTTCCGCATTCCCTACTCCCACAAGCTGGGCAACCAGAACGCGAAGCGTCCTCCGGTCTTGCTTCAGCACGGACTCTTCAGCAATTCCGATTGCTGGCTCACTTCGGGACCGGATCACTCTCTGGCTTATCTGCTCGCCGATGCGGGTTACGATGTCTGGCTGGGCAATGCACGTGGCAACATCTACTCGAGGGCCAACAATCTGATCTCGTTGAACAGTCCCAAGTTCTGGCACTTTGATTGGCATGAGATTGGCACCATTGACATTGCCGCCATGATTGATTACATCTTGGAGAAGACAGGCTTCTCCAAGGTGCACTACGCTGGTCACTCGCAGGGCACAACTGTCTACCTGGTCTTGATGTCCGAGCGCCCCGAGTACAATGACAAGATTGCTTCGGGTCATTTGCTGGCACCTTGTGCCTTCTTCGAGCATGGCAGATCGGCCATCTTCAGGTGGTTGGGTCCCTTGGTGGGCACTCCGGGTGGCATCTGGAATACCGTGCTGGTGGACACTGAACTGATACCGCGCAACAATCTTATCAATCGCGTTGTCGACAACAGCTGCGGCACTGGCAGCCCCTTTGACTCCATCTGTAAGAACGGTTTCCTCATGTTCGCCAATGGTGGCTATCAGAACACCAACATT TCCTCCATGCAACAGATGATTGAAACCCATCCGGCTGGCTCATCCAGCAACCAGGGCATTCATTACCTCCAGCTGTGGGCGTCTCACGAGTTCCGTCAATACGATTGGGGCACCAAGAAGAATCGCGAACTTTATGGCCAGGAGCTGCCACCAGACTATGATCTCAGCAAGATCACAGCTCAAACCCATTCCTACTCCAGCCAGAATGATGCTCTCTGCGGTCCTAAGGATGTTGATACTCTTGTCTCGAAATTTGTCCACCTAGCCGAAGATCATCGCGTGCCCTGGGAAAGCTTCAACCATCTGGACTTTATTGTGGCCAAGAATATGAGAGAATTGGTCAACGATTTGGTTGTCGAGCGCATTAACAAATACGAAAGCCGTTAA